From the genome of Brevundimonas sp. NIBR11:
GACGGAGATCGGCATCCGGGGCTCGTCCCTGACGGCCATCGACACGGCGGTCGCCCTGGCGCAATCCCACGGCGCCTTCGTTCGCCGCGACGACCGGCTGAGCTACGAGCCCGCAGCGCAGACCGAAGGCTTCCGCATCACCATGATGTCGCGCAAGGGTCTGCTGCCGGAGGCCGACTTCTACTTCCCTCTACCGCACGCCCCGCTGGCCCTGTGCACGCCCGAGGCGATCGCCGCCCTTGTGGACCGGGGCCCCGCCGGCCTGCTCGACGCCGTCTTCGACCTGTTCCGACGGGAGCTGATCGCCCTCGACCCGGCCTACGCCGCCGAGACGGGCCTCGCCGACGCCTCGCTGGAGACGTTCGCCGAAGCCTATTTCGCCCGACGCGCCGCCGCCGACCCCTTCGTCTGGGCCGCCGCCAACCTGGAGGAGGCGAAGGCGAACCACGCCGCCGAAATCACCGTGGCCTGGCGCGACGCCATCCTGCGCATGCACGAGGTCGTGGCCGTCATCGTCCCGCACCTCGACGCCGAACAGTTCGACCGCTTCGGCCGCGCCTTCAAACCGGTCTTCGTCGACATCTATGCCGGCGTACCCCACGAATCGATCGAGCGCATGCTGGCCTTGCACGCCGCCGGCAAGCTGGAGGTCTTGGCGCTGGGCGACGACCACGCGATCGACACCCATCGCCCCGAGGGAGGCGCGACGGTCACCCTGGGGCGGTCCACCCGCCATTTCCCCATCTTCATCGAGGCGACGGGCCAGCGCGCGCTCAGCGCCATCCAGTTCCCCTTCCTGTCGCTGCTGGAACAGGGGATCGTCCGCGATCAGGTGGCCAACGACGCCCCGGACGTCGTGCGCGGCATCGCCGTCGACGCCCTGTTCCGCCCCGTCGACGCGCCCCTGCCCATGGACCGGCTCTTCTGTCTCAGCCTGCCCTTCCTCATGGGCCGCCACCCGTTCGCGCAAGGGATCACCAGTTCGCACGAGATGGGCGGGATCGTCGGCCGCCGTCTGGCGTTTGTGCTCGATACCGCAAAGCCTGTTTCCGATCGGGGGACGGCGGCGGCCTGACGCGAGGCTGAATGAGACTGTTTGCGATCTACATCGGCGGCGAGCACCCCGGCGCCAATATCGAGGTCCACGACATGCGCTTCGTCGTCGCCCCCACGATCGAGGCGACCTATCCGACCCTGCTGTCCCAATGGTGGGGCAAGGCCGGCAGCCTCCATGTCGATTGCTGGTCCGAGATCGCCCACGCCGACGGCTACGAGATCAGCCTGCGTCCCGAACGGTTCGAGGGTCCCGAGCGGCTCTACTACGTCAACCTCGGCGGCTATGACGGCGTCAACTTCGCCGAACAGCACCGCAACGTCTTCGTCGTCGCCGATGACCTCAAGGCCGCCAAGGCCCGCGCCATCCAGCGCGCCACCGACTGGACCGACGCCCACCGCGACGAGATGTACGAGGCGGAACAGGCTTTCGCGCTCGATGACGCCGCCCAGGCCCAGCGCCTGCACATTCACCTGACGCCCAGCCTGATGTGCGGCGACCCGGCCTTCACCTGCCACTATACGCCGATACGGTGAGATTAGACGGCTCGAGACCGTATGCTTTCGCCGTAAGGCAGGCTTGACGGCGCCCACCCAGTAGCGCGGATTCGAACGTCCGCTATCGGCTTGAGCAGGTCTGTCCGCTTCCGACCCATTGCAGACGTTCAAGGCTTCATCCGACGCCGTTGCAACTCGCTGAAAGAACCCTGCGGGTTTCATAGTCGATCGACATCGTCACTACAGAGCAGCCACCGTCGAAAATGACGGGAAACGGCTCGTCGATGTGAATGTCGTGGTGTCCACGGCGTAACTCTTCCTCGGTGGGTTGTGCGGCTGGCCCCAAGTCCTCCAACCCGTTCCGGGTGTATCGGGACGTCCGCCAGTCAGACGGATGTAGTTCAATCGGAGGCCCGAAGATCGCCTCTACAACCGGCCTGCCATCGATCTCGACTAGCCGATAGTAGCGGGCGTATTCACGGACTGGCTTAGGGACGCCGCCTCCCATGCGCCTTCTCGTGGGCAGAACATCCGTCAGGTCAAGCGAGGCCTCAAACCGCTCGGCCCAATCGCGGCTCAGCGTCAGCGTCCCAACAACGCCCTCGTTGCCCGAAGCGCACGCCGTCAGCGCACACAGGATAACTGCCATCGTCAGCGTTTTCATCCGCTGAACAAACGCGCACCTCGGCCCTTGCGCAAGTGCGCTACGTAGAAGGTCCGCTTCCCACCCCAAGCGGACGTCACGAAGAGCTGGGCGGCCAGTCGAACCAACCCTCGGGACCGATATCATCTTCGACCCACTCTGGCAGTCCGAACGCCTCCGACAACAAGAGAGAACGAAGCTGACCGGGAGGGCCCACTGACCATGAGAAGTGCCAGCCGCCCCAACGGCGGTTCCCTTGTGTCAGGTCGTAAGCCGTTGTTGGACCATCAGGCCGCGCATCCCCACGCCCGTTCGAGAGGCGGACTTCGCTGTCAAGAAATCGGGGAGCGAGCCATAGGCAAGGATCTGCCAGTAGGGCCGTCAGTCTGCGGTTGCCGCGTGGCGAAAGTCGAACCGCTCGCCAATCGGTCCATTGTTGCTCCTGCCACCCCGGAGCCGTCCCTGAGCGTGCATGGATTTCCCATCCATCGGCTGATTGCCTGCCCACGACCTCTCTCACCGTCGGATCGGTCGTAAGGCCGCCCGGAAAAGCAGTGAAGCGGACGGACGCGGTTGGAGCGCGGGTCGCCCATGGGATGCTGTGCGTCTCGTTCGCCCACTCCGACCGGATGTCTTCCCACCGTCCGTCGTCCGGATCGTTGTTCAGATGCGTCGGAAGGCTGGCGAGATCTATGTTCCTCCAGGCCGGGCATTGAGAGGCGGACCGAATATCCGGGCCGCGATGACAGGCGGATAGCAAGGCCAGGCTGACCGCCACCAACGCCGATGCCTTCACCATTGACGAGCCTCCACAAGCGAAAGGCTATTGTCCTCTTATCCATAGAGCAATGTCCGCTTCCCACCCTCATCAGACATTCAGATTGTCTGCTACGCGCTTGAACGACCGCTTCTGACGCATCGTCATGCCACCGTCCGGGCATGACCTCGGACACGCAGCTCGAACCGCTCTCGCTCGTCGGTCTCGACGGAAACTATCTGGATCATGCCCGGCGGGAGTATCTCTCCGGAGTGAAGGCGACGACCGTCTGTCAGCGGTACGGCATGTCGCTCAGTTCCTTCCGGGCGCACGCGCGGGCCGGGGGCTGGCGGCGGATGGACCAGCCCCAGTGCGAGGCGCCGCCCGAGTTCGGCGAATACCATCCTGACGACAACGTCAGCTTCGCCGACCTGGCCGACCAGGCGTTCCTCAACATCCGCCGGGCGCTGGGGGCGGGCAGGGCCTCGGAGGCCTCGACCTGGATGCGCGTCTACGACAGCCTCGCCGACCGCGCCCGCTCCGAGGTCATGGCCGCCCTGCCCGAGATCGCGACGCCTGTGCTAGAGTCCAATCGGGAGCCGCTGAGACTGACGGCGACGGAAGATACGAACATCAACGATTCGAATACGTTGATCGAGACTTCAGACATCGTGTCGGAGAAGTTGGACTCCCTGGACTCGGCGCCCTCAGAGTCCAAATCCTAGGGCTCGTACCGCACCAGCGGCGTATCCCCCCGCAGATACAGGGGGTGTTTCGGGCTCCCGTCGCCATTGGTCCCGAAGCACCACAGCTCAACCCCGTCCGCCCGCATCGCCTCGATCAGGGCCCGCCCCGCCGGGACCAGGGCCTTGTTGAGCTTGCCGTGGCACAGGACGACCCGACCGGCCCACGCCGCCGCCCTGCGGATCGCGGGCAGGTTCTCGGGCGACGACGCCTCCACCCCCGGCGCCAGCAGCATCTTCGGGTCTGTGGCCCGGTAGTCGCCGACGTTGGCCTTGACCATGGCGTCGAACCCCTCCCTCTGGGCGAAGGTCCACTCCCGCGCGCAGGTCGGGTCGTTGACGCTGGCGTCCGCCGTCGACGGGTTCATGCCCACGAACAGAATGTACCGCTCGGGAAACTCAGGCCCCAGCCAGCGCCGCATCAGCTGCCGATATCGCCCGTCCTCGCTGAAGGTCGCATCCCCGTTGACGCCAGGCATCAGCGACAGCCGCACCTTGCCGCCGGGGTCGTGCTTGTCCGCCGTCACGCCCGCTCCGACGCCTTCGCCGCGTCCCACAGCCCGTCCATCTCGGCCAGGTCAGACTGGTCCGGCGTCCGCCCGTCCTTCGCCAGCTCCGCCTCGATGAAGCCGAACCGCCGCACGAATTTGGCGTTGGCCCCGCGCAGGGCGTCCTCCGGCTCCACCCCCAGCTTCCGCGCCAGGTTGGCCACCACGAACAGCAGGTCGCCCATCTCCTCGCGCGCCTTGTCCAGGTCGCCGGCG
Proteins encoded in this window:
- a CDS encoding FAD/NAD(P)-binding protein, with translation MTPSVAFVGAGPTTLYALHALLSRGRIGARITIFEARDTAGSGSPYSPDWNDRAMLSNIASIEIPPVADTLASWLSARSDDELAALDIDRADIDERAFVSRIALGRYFEDQFASLVRQARAAGVTIDIKTGCRVVDAANRPDGIELTYAFPPSRRTTAARFDHVVLATGHQWPSRQQVRPGYFLSPWPASSLAALPATEIGIRGSSLTAIDTAVALAQSHGAFVRRDDRLSYEPAAQTEGFRITMMSRKGLLPEADFYFPLPHAPLALCTPEAIAALVDRGPAGLLDAVFDLFRRELIALDPAYAAETGLADASLETFAEAYFARRAAADPFVWAAANLEEAKANHAAEITVAWRDAILRMHEVVAVIVPHLDAEQFDRFGRAFKPVFVDIYAGVPHESIERMLALHAAGKLEVLALGDDHAIDTHRPEGGATVTLGRSTRHFPIFIEATGQRALSAIQFPFLSLLEQGIVRDQVANDAPDVVRGIAVDALFRPVDAPLPMDRLFCLSLPFLMGRHPFAQGITSSHEMGGIVGRRLAFVLDTAKPVSDRGTAAA
- a CDS encoding DUF1543 domain-containing protein, translating into MRLFAIYIGGEHPGANIEVHDMRFVVAPTIEATYPTLLSQWWGKAGSLHVDCWSEIAHADGYEISLRPERFEGPERLYYVNLGGYDGVNFAEQHRNVFVVADDLKAAKARAIQRATDWTDAHRDEMYEAEQAFALDDAAQAQRLHIHLTPSLMCGDPAFTCHYTPIR
- a CDS encoding DUF1643 domain-containing protein, whose translation is MTADKHDPGGKVRLSLMPGVNGDATFSEDGRYRQLMRRWLGPEFPERYILFVGMNPSTADASVNDPTCAREWTFAQREGFDAMVKANVGDYRATDPKMLLAPGVEASSPENLPAIRRAAAWAGRVVLCHGKLNKALVPAGRALIEAMRADGVELWCFGTNGDGSPKHPLYLRGDTPLVRYEP